Proteins encoded by one window of Chrysiogenes arsenatis DSM 11915:
- a CDS encoding substrate-binding domain-containing protein, with amino-acid sequence MQQSQSDYLREHAAQRNIQAQFTARVQAEPQPLETPPALPVRIAIVYPAKQISDYWRRNITAFEARMQALNIPYTLQTYFSAPSGEAQLQAQHIALALREGTDYLILSVDSPLAINLVGRILRSQSATVIVQNLTTPFRAWESAQPFLYSGFDHEEGAQLLANYFQQTFPSGATYAVLMADQHGTISTQRGNTFIKALEPSRTLHLVATYYTDFSRTKAAQATQEILEQFPEVNFIYACSTDIALGALDTLRKAGKTQSILVNGWGGGDTELEALRAGELAVTVMRMSDDAAVAMAEAIALDLAGHKDRVPTIYSGEFTIIERGATPKDIEPLLQRAFRYSSPPAMTPAQNTTTHEGDTSQ; translated from the coding sequence ATGCAGCAAAGTCAAAGCGATTACCTGCGCGAGCACGCTGCGCAACGCAATATTCAAGCGCAGTTTACAGCAAGAGTTCAAGCGGAACCACAACCGCTGGAAACTCCCCCAGCATTACCCGTGCGAATCGCCATCGTATATCCCGCTAAGCAGATCTCAGATTACTGGCGGCGTAATATCACTGCATTCGAAGCGCGCATGCAGGCGCTCAACATTCCATACACACTCCAGACCTATTTTTCTGCCCCTTCAGGCGAAGCCCAACTCCAAGCACAACACATAGCGCTCGCCCTCCGTGAAGGGACGGACTATCTTATTCTTTCCGTCGATTCACCCCTTGCGATCAACCTTGTCGGACGCATCCTTCGCAGCCAAAGTGCCACCGTTATAGTGCAAAACCTCACCACTCCGTTTCGCGCGTGGGAATCAGCGCAACCTTTTCTCTACAGTGGATTCGACCACGAAGAAGGGGCACAACTACTCGCCAACTACTTTCAGCAAACATTTCCGTCTGGGGCTACATACGCCGTACTGATGGCCGACCAGCACGGAACCATTTCCACCCAACGTGGCAATACCTTTATCAAAGCGCTGGAACCTTCGCGCACGTTGCATCTTGTTGCCACGTATTATACCGATTTTTCGCGCACAAAGGCCGCGCAAGCTACGCAAGAGATTCTGGAACAATTTCCAGAGGTGAATTTTATTTATGCCTGTAGCACCGACATTGCCCTTGGCGCACTCGACACCCTTCGCAAAGCCGGAAAAACTCAAAGCATTCTCGTCAATGGGTGGGGCGGTGGCGATACGGAGCTTGAAGCGCTCCGTGCCGGAGAACTCGCCGTCACCGTCATGCGCATGAGCGATGACGCGGCTGTGGCGATGGCAGAAGCCATCGCACTCGATCTAGCCGGACACAAAGATCGCGTACCAACGATTTACTCTGGAGAATTTACCATTATTGAACGCGGTGCAACGCCAAAAGATATTGAACCACTTCTGCAACGAGCCTTCCGCTACTCGTCACCACCAGCAATGACTCCCGCTCAAAACACCACCACACATGAAGGGGATACCAGTCAATGA
- a CDS encoding putative bifunctional diguanylate cyclase/phosphodiesterase: protein MKLRPISLSWLTLVLAIALLLIIVGAATYWSYTDSVRRYERQSNSLFEQAESIIELTLQQHAQALGQSLETIVDKMYTALPTDNRRDSAHLTQLLTEQYALHSAYSLDVLAYADQLSGTPLIDVSLEHFTFGQLLQTFEKQLFRFAQPTILSFRTEPSSEPLTLMLLEKAVVDPVSGRSMGTLYGGIVLSHHGRILAEIGQKAQLARVELIDETGQLLASSQRGTPENTALRLCPDTTQNAPSSHITRCYPLIGSASIRILLETPPDLFASLRQDVHHRLTWIVLLSALLIVAGAAIYQQLISRALRTFIRYTRRLAVRREHTPFVPTMIAEFNLAGEALERMHSEQKAYEDRIRYQATHDPLTGLPNRTRFMEQLRSALKNTQSKKLAVLFIDLDRFKVINDTLGHHIGDEVLIGVSKRFRRVPILCDTVSRFGGDEFVAYIENIDTQENGGHIAQAILDTFQAPFHAGGQDLFLRCSIGLSLYPDDARNAEGLLRHADSAMYRAKAFGRNNYQFYTAAMSFQAQERLSLESDLHRALDNHEFLLYYQPKIELESGAITGMEALLRWKHPQHGIMSPDNFIPILEEVGLIVPVGEWVLWEAAKACAKWQQQAGRPLQVAVNLSYRQLQQRNFANTVATVLRETGLEPAMLELEITESMVMEDLELVISTLQGLHQLGVSIAIDDFGTGYTSLSHIKRLPLSTLKIDKSFVMNLDDDSNNATIISAVIGLSRNFGLAVVAEGVERPSHIEWLKNAGCQIAQGYHFSRPLPEEAFVQYLQEKLNSSARNN, encoded by the coding sequence ATGAAACTTCGCCCAATCAGCCTTTCATGGCTCACGCTTGTACTGGCGATCGCACTCCTCCTCATTATCGTGGGCGCTGCTACATACTGGAGTTACACCGATTCCGTGCGGCGCTACGAGCGACAATCAAACAGCTTGTTTGAACAGGCTGAAAGCATTATTGAACTCACCCTTCAGCAGCACGCCCAAGCACTTGGACAGTCGTTAGAGACGATAGTGGACAAAATGTACACGGCACTCCCTACAGACAACCGCCGTGACTCGGCTCATCTCACCCAATTGTTGACCGAACAATATGCACTCCACTCGGCGTACTCGCTTGATGTGCTGGCCTACGCCGACCAATTAAGCGGCACCCCCTTAATCGACGTCAGCCTAGAACATTTCACCTTCGGTCAACTTCTGCAAACATTTGAAAAACAACTGTTCCGCTTTGCTCAACCCACCATCCTCTCCTTCCGCACAGAGCCCTCGTCAGAACCACTCACCCTGATGTTGCTAGAAAAAGCGGTGGTCGACCCTGTCAGTGGCCGCAGCATGGGAACACTGTACGGTGGCATCGTGCTCAGCCATCATGGACGCATCCTTGCTGAAATCGGCCAAAAAGCACAACTGGCTCGTGTCGAATTGATAGACGAAACAGGCCAACTCCTTGCGTCCAGTCAACGTGGCACTCCAGAAAATACGGCACTGCGACTCTGCCCTGACACGACCCAAAACGCACCGAGCAGCCATATCACACGCTGCTATCCACTCATCGGATCTGCTTCTATTCGCATTCTGCTGGAAACCCCGCCCGACCTCTTCGCCAGCCTGCGCCAAGACGTTCACCATCGACTCACGTGGATAGTACTGTTGAGCGCGCTCCTGATCGTTGCTGGTGCAGCAATATACCAACAACTGATCTCGCGAGCGCTGCGGACATTTATCCGCTATACCCGACGTTTAGCCGTCCGGCGCGAACACACCCCATTTGTCCCCACCATGATCGCCGAATTCAACCTTGCCGGAGAAGCGCTGGAGCGGATGCACAGTGAACAAAAAGCCTACGAAGATCGCATTCGCTATCAAGCAACGCACGACCCCTTGACAGGGCTCCCCAATCGCACCCGCTTTATGGAACAACTGCGCAGCGCACTGAAAAATACGCAATCAAAGAAACTGGCCGTACTTTTTATCGACCTCGACCGCTTTAAAGTCATCAACGATACCCTTGGCCACCATATTGGTGACGAGGTACTCATTGGCGTTTCGAAACGATTCCGGCGCGTACCAATACTGTGCGATACCGTCAGCCGCTTTGGTGGCGACGAATTCGTGGCATACATCGAAAACATTGACACTCAGGAAAATGGTGGCCACATTGCGCAAGCCATTCTGGACACGTTTCAGGCACCCTTTCATGCCGGCGGGCAAGATCTGTTCCTCCGCTGTTCTATCGGACTGAGCCTCTATCCCGATGACGCCCGGAATGCCGAAGGACTTTTGCGCCATGCTGACAGCGCCATGTATCGCGCGAAAGCTTTTGGACGCAATAACTACCAGTTTTACACCGCCGCTATGAGCTTTCAGGCTCAGGAGCGACTCAGCCTTGAATCAGATCTGCATCGTGCCCTTGATAACCACGAATTTCTCCTCTACTACCAGCCAAAAATTGAACTGGAGAGTGGCGCAATAACCGGTATGGAAGCGCTTTTACGTTGGAAACACCCTCAGCATGGCATCATGTCGCCCGACAACTTTATTCCTATACTGGAAGAAGTTGGACTCATCGTCCCCGTCGGCGAATGGGTATTGTGGGAAGCCGCAAAAGCCTGTGCCAAGTGGCAACAACAAGCAGGCCGGCCACTGCAAGTCGCCGTGAACCTTTCCTATCGACAGCTCCAGCAGCGCAACTTTGCCAACACTGTCGCCACAGTTCTGCGCGAAACAGGTCTGGAACCCGCTATGCTCGAACTCGAAATCACCGAAAGCATGGTTATGGAAGACCTTGAACTGGTTATATCGACGTTGCAAGGGCTCCACCAACTTGGCGTTTCTATCGCCATCGATGACTTTGGTACTGGCTACACCTCTCTGAGCCATATCAAACGACTGCCACTATCAACCCTGAAAATCGATAAATCATTCGTGATGAACCTTGATGACGACAGTAACAACGCGACCATTATCAGCGCTGTTATCGGCCTATCGCGCAACTTCGGACTTGCTGTCGTCGCAGAAGGGGTGGAACGACCAAGCCATATCGAATGGCTCAAAAATGCCGGATGCCAAATCGCGCAAGGATACCATTTCAGCCGCCCGCTTCCAGAAGAAGCGTTTGTCCAGTACCTGCAAGAGAAGCTGAATAGTTCAGCACGTAACAATTAA